CCCAGCTCGCGAAGCTCGTCGTCGCCGAGGCGATGGAGAACCGGGGGCGGTTCATCGACGACATCGTTAACGGGATCTGGGCGATCTGCGAGGAATCCTACTGGGGCGTGCCGGCGCATCTGAGCATGCAGGAGGCCGGCTCCGGGCTGCCGGACGTGAACGAGCCGACCGTCGACCTCTTCGCCGCCGAAACGGCCCATCTCCTGGCATGGACGCTGTATTTCCTGGAGGACCGGCTGGCGGAGGTGTCGCCCGTGCTCGTGGAGCGCATCTACACCGAACTGGACCGCCGCATCCTCACGCCGAATCTGGAGCGCGACGATTTCTGGTGGATGGGCTTCAGCGGCGGACTCATCAACAACTGGAATCCCTGGGTCAACTCCAACTGGCTCGCTACCGTGCTGCTCGCCGAGCGGGATCCGGAGCGGCGGCTCCAGGCGGTCTACAAGATCATGCGCAGCCTGGACCGGTTCATCAACATCTACCCCGAAGACGGCGGGTGCGACGAGGGGCCGAGCTACTGGGGCCGCGCCGCCGCCTCGATGTTCGACACGCTCGACCTGCTCGACAGCGCGACCTCGGGCGCCGTCGCGGTATACGACAAGCCGGTGATCGGCGAGATGGGGCGGTACATCTATCGGAGCTACATCGCCGGCGAGTACTTCATCAACTTCGCCGACGCCGGCGCAAAAATCACCGTCGACCCCGCCGTGGTCTATCGGTACGGGGCGCGGATCGGCGACGAGGTGATGATGCGGTTCGCGGCGTTCATGGCCCAGCGTAACGGGTGGGGGCAGGGGTACATCCCGGGCGCCTTCGGCCACATGAATCGCCAGCTGCCGGCGCTTTTTGTGGCGGAGGAGGTCCTGGCGCATACCCCCCAGGAGCCGCAGCTGCGTCAGTTCTGGCTCAGCGACATTCAGGTGATGGGCGCGCGGGGCGGTGCGAACGGGCGCGCCGGCTTTTACGTGGCCGCGAAAGGCGGCCACAACGACGAGAGCCACAACCACAACGACGTCGGCAACTTCATCGTGTATCACAACGGCTCGCCCGTGCTGATCGACATCGGCGCCGGCGAATACACGGCCGCGACGTTCAGCAAGGATCGGTACACGATCTGGAACATGCAGTCGGCCTACCACAACGTCCCGACGATCAACGGGTTGATGCAGCGGGAAGGGCGGTCGTTCGAGGCGAAGGAGGTGTCCTTCAAGGGTTCGGGCTCGCGGGCGACGCTGACGATGGACCTCGCCGGCGCGTATCCGGATGAGGCGCACGTCCGATCCTGGAAACGGACCGTGGAATGGCGCTCGGCCCAGGTGACCGTGCGCGACAGCTATGCGATGAGCCGCGCGCTCGTGCCGAACGAACTCAACCTGATGACGCCGCGCGAGCCACGCGTGGTCGCGCCGGGCCGGATCGAGCTTCCGTCGCCCGAGGCGGGGCAGCCGTCGGTGTTCGCCACCTACAACGCCCGCGCGCTCGACGCCGACATTCAGCCTATCCCCCTCGACGACCCGCGCCTGCAGGCCGGCTGGGGGCCCCGCGTCTACCGGATCGTCCTGCGCGACAAAATGACCCGCCTCGAGTGGACACACACCCTCCAGCTCACGGCCGGCTCACGATGACGCCACCCGGCCCCGGACTCCCCCCCTTGAACCCCGAACCCACCACCTCGAACGGCCGGCTCGCGATGACGCCACCCGGCCCCGGCCCCCCTCCTTGAACCTCGAACCCACCACCTCGAACGGCCCTTCATCCCTCGCGCATGGCTCCACTGGGCGTCTCACGGCCGGCTCGCGATGACGCCACCCGGCCCCGAAATCCCCTCCTTGAACCTCGAACCCACAACCTAGAACGGCCCTTCACCCCGTGAAGGGCCCCCCGTCACATCGTCAGCAATTCCTGCGTGATGGCCTCGTTGATGACGATCGGCAGCACGACGCGGGCGCAGGTGCCCTGTTTGAGCGCGCTGTCGAGCACCAGGGTGCCGTCGTAGAGTTCGACGATGCGTTTTGCGATGTAGAGGCCGATGCCCAGACCCTGCTGTTCGTAGCTTTCGCGTTCGAACTGCATGAAGGCATTGATCTGTTCGAT
The Rhodothermales bacterium genome window above contains:
- a CDS encoding heparinase II/III family protein — protein: MRVLILVLLHLFVLSPARAQAFGDYHRDYLTGSYTIDDLRRDLAPRDAWRPYPAAGDAGWDAVPEPIRRAHRAEAEALLGTDWPALPATVILEYVRTGNRSHYQALSYQRRTQLAKLVVAEAMENRGRFIDDIVNGIWAICEESYWGVPAHLSMQEAGSGLPDVNEPTVDLFAAETAHLLAWTLYFLEDRLAEVSPVLVERIYTELDRRILTPNLERDDFWWMGFSGGLINNWNPWVNSNWLATVLLAERDPERRLQAVYKIMRSLDRFINIYPEDGGCDEGPSYWGRAAASMFDTLDLLDSATSGAVAVYDKPVIGEMGRYIYRSYIAGEYFINFADAGAKITVDPAVVYRYGARIGDEVMMRFAAFMAQRNGWGQGYIPGAFGHMNRQLPALFVAEEVLAHTPQEPQLRQFWLSDIQVMGARGGANGRAGFYVAAKGGHNDESHNHNDVGNFIVYHNGSPVLIDIGAGEYTAATFSKDRYTIWNMQSAYHNVPTINGLMQREGRSFEAKEVSFKGSGSRATLTMDLAGAYPDEAHVRSWKRTVEWRSAQVTVRDSYAMSRALVPNELNLMTPREPRVVAPGRIELPSPEAGQPSVFATYNARALDADIQPIPLDDPRLQAGWGPRVYRIVLRDKMTRLEWTHTLQLTAGSR